A single genomic interval of Camelina sativa cultivar DH55 chromosome 11, Cs, whole genome shotgun sequence harbors:
- the LOC104720799 gene encoding F-box/kelch-repeat protein At4g38940-like encodes MSSQIRSPKKQPPEPPCLISLLPEEIVVDIISRVPRCCYPTLSQVSKRFRSLVSSPELYTRRSSLGFTEQCLYVAISKDQTSDIHWFTLCRKPNGGGEKTLSGGDHRLVHIPSLPPMPLHGSYIGLGPNIFVMGGFCDWKITSSVSLIDCRTHTAQSLTNMPKAVAIAVTELIDRKIYIIGGSDTLSPLKSPSRSIMVFDTDAETWSLNSRPDWEQGKRWFSSVAIGGKIYMRTCYNSFVYEPNEDVCDKDVALHSKEWSSACVIDDVLYYYDVCKNCLRAYDPKQSSWGVVRGFEGVLPQACKWSKTASYNGGRLVLFLQKTEKAEIWRAEKTEIWCAEIAVERRAGGEIWGKVEWCNVVLGGNFHIMECVTVVL; translated from the coding sequence ATGTCTTCCCAAATTAGGTCACCGAAGAAACAACCGCCGGAGCCGCCGTGTCTAATTTCGCTTCTCCCTGAAGAAATCGTCGTCGATATCATATCCCGTGTCCCGAGATGCTGTTACCCAACTCTCTCCCAAGTCTCAAAGCGTTTCCGATCCCTCGTCTCCTCTCCGGAGCTTTACACAAGACGGTCCTCCCTCGGATTCACAGAACAATGTCTCTACGTCGCAATCTCCAAAGATCAAACCTCAGATATCCACTGGTTTACTCTCTGCCGGAAACCTAACGGAGGAGGAGAAAAAACACTCTCCGGCGGCGATCATCGTTTGGTACATATCCCTTCTCTCCCTCCCATGCCGCTTCATGGAAGCTATATAGGCCTTGGTCCTAACATCTTTGTGATGGGTGGATTTTGCGATTGGAAGATCACATCGAGCGTTTCGCTTATCGATTGTAGAACTCACACGGCTCAGTCTCTAACTAACATGCCTAAAGCCGTTGCGATTGCCGTTACGGAGCTTATTGATCGGAAGATTTATATAATTGGAGGATCAGATACGCTTTCACCTCTTAAATCGCCGTCGAGAAGCATTATGGTGTTCGATACAGATGCAGAAACGTGGTCTCTTAACTCGAGACCAGATTGGGAGCAAGGGAAGAGATGGTTCAGTAGTGTGGCTATAGGAGGTAAGATTTATATGAGGACTTGTTACAATAGCTTTGTTTACGAGCCTAATGAGGATGTTTGTGATAAAGACGTGGCTCTGCATTCTAAGGAGTGGTCGAGTGCGTGTGTGATTGATGATGTGTTGTATTACTATGATGTTTGTAAGAATTGTTTGAGAGCTTATGATCCAAAGCAGAGCTCTTGGGGAGTGGTGAGAGGTTTTGAAGGAGTGTTGCCTCAGGCTTGTAAGTGGTCGAAAACTGCAAGTTACAACGGTGGCAGATTGGTTCTCTTCTTGcagaaaacagagaaagcagAGATTTGGCGTGCGGAGAAAACAGAGATTTGGTGTGCGGAGATCGCTGTGGAAAGACGAGCTGGTGGAGAGATTTGGGGTAAAGTTGAATGGTGTAATGTTGTGCTTGGTGGGAATTTTCACATTATGGAATGTGTAACTGTTGTCCTCTGA
- the LOC104720800 gene encoding kinesin-like protein KIN-7F, whose amino-acid sequence MEKTQMPVAREEKILVLVRLRPLNEKEIASNEAADWECINDTTILYRNTLREGSNFPSAYSFDRVYRGECPTRQVYEDGTKEIALSVVKGINCSIFAYGQTSSGKTYTMSGITEFAVADIFDYIFQHEERAFAVKFSAIEIYNEAIRDLLSSDGTSLRLRDDPEKGTVVDKATEETLRDWNHLKELLSICEAQRKIGETSLNERSSRSHQIIRLSVESSAREFLGKENSTTLMASVNFIDLAGSERASQAMSAGTRLKEGCHINRSLLTLGTVIRKLSKGKQGHINFRDSKLTRILQPCLGGNARTAIICTLSPARSHVELTRNTLLFACCAKEVTTKARINVVMSDKALLKQLQRELARLETELRNPASSPASNCDCAMTVRKKDLQIQKMEKQITELTKQRDLAQSRLEDFMRMVEHNVASKPVTPHFGNHTDKWEDGSVSETSGVVDSDRRSYISDGMSTPLSISRAYVHSHSDDEDLAEELPRRSEDRSEEYCREVQCIETEESVTIYNNNIDERAEPENVLGRGEDANGETSVGQNVRVRSWNRSDTVPGMSTPPENLGPDFLGRPESHKIAFPDLDFGSSVSRNDSMSSCASDSTGAQSIRTPLGEEGGITTIRTFVEGLKEMAKRQGEVLTAEDSGKIGRDIGLESMDREFERQRQEILELWQTCNISLVHRTYFYLLFKGDEADSIYIGVELRRLLFMKDSFSQGNQALEEGGETITLASSRKALHRERKMLSKLVGKRFSEEERRRIYHKFGIAVNSKRRRLQLVNELWSNPKDMTQVVESADVVAKLVRFAEQGRAMKEMFGLTFTPPSFLTTRRSHSWRKSMPTLF is encoded by the exons atggagaagacaCAGATGCCTGTTGCCCGAGAAGAGAAGATACTGGTTCTGGTTAGATTGAGGCCTCTAAACGAGAAGGAGATTGCATCTAATGAAGCTGCGGATTGGGAATGCATCAATGATACCACCATATTGTACAGAAACACGTTGCGCGAAGGCTCAAACTTTCCTTCTGCATATTCATTTG ATAGAGTCTACCGAGGTGAATGTCCCACCAGACAAGTTTACGAGGATGGGACCAAGGAAATCGCTCTGTCGGTTGTCAAAGGAATCAACT GTAGTATTTTTGCATATGGCCAGACGAGTAGCGGAAAGACATACACCATGTCTGGTATTACTGAATTTGCTGTGGCTGACATATTTGACTATATATTTCAG CATGAAGAAAGGGCGTTTGCCGTGAAATTTTCAGCTATAGAGATCTACAATGAGGCCATACGAGATCTGCTTAGCTCAGATGGTACATCACTGAGGCTACGAGACGATCCTGAG aaaGGGACCGTTGTTGATAAAGCCACAGAGGAAACTCTGCGAGACTGGAACCATCTGAAGGAGCTTCTATCTATTTGTGAAG CACAGCGCAAGATTGGTGAAACCTCATTGAATGAGAGAAGTTCTAGATCTCATCAAATTATTAGACTG TCAGTTGAAAGCTCTGCTCGTGAGTTCTTAGGCAAAGAAAACTCCACTACCCTCATGGCGAGTGTG AATTTCATCGATCTAGCAGGAAGTGAGCGTGCATCACAGGCGATGTCAGCTGGTACTAGACTTAAGGAAGGCTGCCATATCAATCGAAGTCTGCTGACTCTTGGAACAGTGATCCGTAAACTTAG TAAGGGAAAACAAGGGCACATCAACTTTAGAGACTCCAAGCTAACACGAATTCTACAGCCATGCTTGGGAGGGAATGCAAGAACCGCAATTATCTGCACTCTGAGCCCAGCGAGGAGTCATGTAGAGCTAACGAGGAACACTCTCTTGTTTGCGTGCTGTGCAAAGGAAGTTACCACAAAGGCGCGGATCAATGTTGTTATGTCAGACAAGGCTCTGCTGAAGCAACTACAGCGTGAGCTTGCGAGGCTCGAGACCGAACTCAGAAACCCTGCCTCCTCACCTGCCTCAAACTGTGATTGTGCGATGACGGTGAGAAAGAAGGATCTTCAGATACAAAAG ATGGAAAAGCAGATCACAGAGTTGACAAAACAGAGGGATCTTGCTCAATCCCGGCTTGAAGATTTCATGAGAATGGTTGAACACAATGTGGCCTCAAAG CCTGTAACTCCACATTTCGGCAACCACACAGACAAGTGGGAGGATGGTTCAGTATCAGAGACATCAGGCGTGGTTGATTCAGACAGAAGGAGTTACATATCAGATGGAATGTCGACACCCCTGTCAATATCAAGAGCTTATGTTCATTCTCACTCTGACGACGAGGATCTGGCCGAAGAGTTGCCTAGGCGTTCTGAAGATCGATCAGAAGAATATTGCAGAGAAGTTCAATGCATTGAGACTGAGGAATCAGTCACTATCTATAATAACAACATAGACGAGAGAGCAGAACCTGAAAACGTTTTAGGCCGTGGTGAGGATGCTAACGGTGAAACGAGTGTAGGCCAGAACGTCAGGGTGAGAAGCTGGAACCGCAGTGATACCGTACCAGGCATGAGCACTCCGCCAGAAAACCTCGGGCCAGACTTCCTCGGAAGACCAGAGAGTCACAAGATTGCGTTTCCTGATTTAGACTTCGGTTCTAGTGTGTCGAGGAATGATTCTATGTCTTCTTGCGCGAGCGATTCCACTGGGGCTCAGAGCATCCGAACGCCTTTGGGAGAAGAGGGAGGTATCACTACCATCCGTACTTTCGTTGAAGGGCTTAAGGAAATGGCTAAGCGTCAAGGCGAG GTCTTGACTGCTGAGGATTCTGGTAAAATTGGGAGGGACATTGGTCTGGAGTCCATGGACAGAGAATTTGAGAGACAGCGGCAAGAGATTCTGGAACTATGGCAAACCTGTAACATCTCTTTGGTGCATAGAACATACTTCTACTTGCTCTTCAAAGGAGATGAGGCGGATTCAATCTACATCGGAGTAGAGCTAAGAAGACTTTTGTTTATGAAAGATAGCTTCTCTCAGGGGAACCAAGCATTGGAGGAAGGAGGAGAAACCATAACATTGGCCTCAAG CCGGAAAGCGCTTCACAGGGAGAGAAAGATGCTGAGCAAGCTTGTGGGGAAAAGGTTttcagaagaagagaggagaagaatctATCACAAGTTTGGGATTGCGGTTAACTCCAAGCGCAGGCGTTTACAACTTGTGAACGAGCTCTGGAGCAATCCCAAAGACATGACTCAGGTTGTAGAAAGTGCAGATGTTGTAGCGAAGCTTGTGAGGTTCGCTGAGCAAGGCAGAGCCATGAAGGAGATGTTTGGTCTGACTTTTACACCTCCTTCGTTCTTGACAACTCGGAGATCGCATAGCTGGAGAAAAAGCATGCCTACACTTTTCTAA
- the LOC104720802 gene encoding B-box zinc finger protein 19-like isoform X1 yields the protein MRILCDACENAAAIVFCAADEAALCRPCDEKVHMCNKLASRHVRVGLAEPSNAPCCDICENAPAFFYCEIDGSSLCLQCDMVVHVGGKRTHGRFLLLRQRIEFPGDKPKPSTTRDNLQNQRVSTHANGEANGKMDDEMIDLNANPQRVHESASNNNGIDVNNSNNHEPAGIVPVGPFKRESEK from the exons atgcgAATTTTGTGCGATGCCTGCGAGAACGCAGCCGCTATCGTCTTTTGCGCCGCCGATGAAGCTGCCCTTTGTCGCCCCTGCGAtgaaaaa GTTCATATGTGCAACAAGCTAGCTAGTCGGCATGTACGTGTTGGTTTAGCTGAACCAAGCAATGCGCCGTGCTGTGATATATGCGAAAATGCACCTG CCTTCTTTTACTGTGAGATAGACGGTAGTTCCCTTTGCCTGCAATGTGACATGGTAGTGCATGTTGGTGGCAAGAGAACACACGGTCGGTTTCTTTTGCTGAGACAGAGAATCGAG TTTCCAGGTGATAAGCCTAAACCAAGCACTACTAGGGACAATTTGCAGAACCAAAGAGTCTCTACACATGCAAATGGTGAAGCTAATGGCAAGATGGATGACGAAATGATCGATTTAAATGCTAATCCGCAAAGAGTACATGAGTCAGCATCAAACAACAAT GGCATTGATGTAAATAACTCAAACAATCACGAGCCTGCAGGCATTGTAC
- the LOC104720802 gene encoding B-box zinc finger protein 19-like isoform X2, whose protein sequence is MCNKLASRHVRVGLAEPSNAPCCDICENAPAFFYCEIDGSSLCLQCDMVVHVGGKRTHGRFLLLRQRIEFPGDKPKPSTTRDNLQNQRVSTHANGEANGKMDDEMIDLNANPQRVHESASNNNGIDVNNSNNHEPAGIVPVGPFKRESEK, encoded by the exons ATGTGCAACAAGCTAGCTAGTCGGCATGTACGTGTTGGTTTAGCTGAACCAAGCAATGCGCCGTGCTGTGATATATGCGAAAATGCACCTG CCTTCTTTTACTGTGAGATAGACGGTAGTTCCCTTTGCCTGCAATGTGACATGGTAGTGCATGTTGGTGGCAAGAGAACACACGGTCGGTTTCTTTTGCTGAGACAGAGAATCGAG TTTCCAGGTGATAAGCCTAAACCAAGCACTACTAGGGACAATTTGCAGAACCAAAGAGTCTCTACACATGCAAATGGTGAAGCTAATGGCAAGATGGATGACGAAATGATCGATTTAAATGCTAATCCGCAAAGAGTACATGAGTCAGCATCAAACAACAAT GGCATTGATGTAAATAACTCAAACAATCACGAGCCTGCAGGCATTGTAC